From the Prunus dulcis chromosome 4, ALMONDv2, whole genome shotgun sequence genome, one window contains:
- the LOC117625307 gene encoding FBD-associated F-box protein At4g10400-like, protein MGWKTCMEDRISGLPDEILCHILSFLYTKEAAKTSILSHRWKNVLASVSSFDFCVQSPNMVSDRCAGFVDRVLALGGSSYIHRLRLECANIEDYFSRIDAWICTAISRKVVELDLCLLSYSRQSSFELPRSLFMCDTLEVLRLRVKSNLITKPPTSNCFPSLKFMHVTLYRPFYDSTLYRTFYDSTRNLFSCCPVLEDLIIDGFVHHKPAFLFNVFAPKLKRLEINLYVILDRKCNHPNGWNLEDKFWKNAESLSKAKIALRVPATGYPGDVYLWQLLHYADQLSRLLAGINKVTYLSFAAPISEGPDVIHRYRLPKFHNLNHLKLHLQTCCAGKSLTKWLDVSPKLEHLVFKKNIQWCWKHAEGYLVAHKWRPPESVPVCLLSSLKTICIRGFCGRPYEMEVAKYLLKHGEVLTKVTIFYTNDLGVAEEMRVRQELSKFPRGSKTCQVELLELKS, encoded by the exons ATGGGTTGGAAGACATGCATGGAAGATCGGATCAGTGGATTGCCAGATGAAATTCTTTGCCACATACTTTCTTTCCTTTACACAAAGGAAGCTGCAAAGACCAGCATTTTATCACACAGATGGAAAAATGTGTTGGCTTCTGTTTCTAGCTTTGACTTCTGTGTTCAGTCACCAAATATGGTCTCAGATCGTTGCGCGGGGTTCGTGGATCGAGTACTTGCCCTTGGTGGCTCCTCATACATTCATAGATTGCGGCTCGAATGTGCTAATATCGAGGATTATTTTTCCCGGATTGATGCTTGGATTTGCACTGCTATTTCACGTAAAGTTGTGGAACTTGATCTTTGCTTGCTCTCCTATTCGCGCCAGAGTAGTTTTGAGTTGCCTAGAAGCCTTTTCATGTGCGACACATTGGAGGTTTTGAGACTGAGGGTGAAATCAAATCTTATTACCAAGCCTCCAACCTCAAATTGTTTCCCTAGTCTCAAGTTTATGCATGTCACACTCTACCGTCCTTTTTATGACTCAACACTCTACCGTACTTTTTATGACTCAACTCGGAACCTCTTTTCTTGTTGTCCTGTACTTGAAGATTTGATTATAGATGGATTTGTTCACCATAAACCAGCTTTTCTATTTAATGTCTTTGCGCCTAAACTGAAAAGACTAGAAATAAATTTGTATGTCATTCTGGACAGAAAATGTAATCATCCTAATGGTTGGAATCTGGAGGATAAATTTTGGAAGAATGCAGAATCCCTCAGCAAAGCAAAAATCGCTCTCCGAGTGCCTGCAACGGGTTACCCTGGAGATGTTTACTTATGGCAATTGCTTCATTATGCTGATCAATTAAGTAGGCTTTTAGCAGGAATTAACAAGGTTACATATTTGTCATTTGCAGCTCCAATTTCGGAG GGTCCTGACGTTATACATCGATATCGTCTGCCTAAGTTTCATAATTTGAACCATTTGAAGCTACATCTTCAAACTTGCTGTGCTGGGAAGTCATTGACAAAGTGGCTCGACGTGTCCCCCAAGCTGGAACATCTGGTGTTTAAAAAG AACATACAATGGTGTTGGAAACATGCTGAGGGTTATCTAGTAGCACATAAATGGCGTCCACCAGAATCTGTGCCTGTTTGCTTGTTGTCCAGCCTCAAAACTATTTGCATACGGGGATTCTGCGGGCGGCCATACGAGATGGAGGTGGCAAAGTATTTGCTGAAGCACGGCGAGGTATTGACTAAGGTGACAATTTTTTATACCAATGATTTGGGTGTAGCAGAAGAGATGAGGGTACGGCAGGAACTTTCGAAGTTCCCAAGGGGTTCAAAGACTTGCCAAGTTGAACTTTTGGAACTCAAGTCCTAG